The following nucleotide sequence is from Deltaproteobacteria bacterium.
CCGTATGAAGACTCTTTTACTTTTTCAGACATTCAGTGCCTCCCTTTCAAATCCTGGGGCGATTTGGGGACAGATTTAAAATCTGTCCAGGTTTTATTTCCTTATCTGTCAGCACCTTTTTTGAAGGTGAATATAACTTTACAGACACACCATTAGGGCTAAATGGTTTTCCTGTCTTTTTGTCATGAAAGACAAAGAGCAACTGATGGGTATTATTACCCTTATCTTCTTTAGTCTCTGCGCCAGAGAAGACTAAGGGATTATCAATAAAGGTTACACCCATGTTTACCACTACACCGCCGACACTTTGCTCATAGAAGGACTTTGCCCCTGATGAACATGAGATAATCGCCATGAAGACAAAAACAAAAAATATTTGCCGCAGATACTTATCCATTAAACCACTCCTTTTTACTGAAAAGGGATTGTAAGATTTTTTTCATTATACAGTAGCAGTAGCATGAAACATGCCAGATATTTGAGAAACGGGGTGAGAAATTGCCATATCAGGTAACTTTTTGGTTTTAAAAGATAATTTTTAATTTCTATATTGTAAGGCAAGATACGAGGGGTGTTTCTTAAAGAGTAAATAATTTACTTATGGGTGATATGACCCATAAAGAGTGGGTGATATGACCAATTTGAAGGGGAATTTAAGTTCTTATCCCAAACTTCTTTATCCTGTAGCGAAGTGTGTCCCTGCTCATTGAAAGAAGGGCTGCTGCCTTGCTCTGGTTTCCATGTGCAAGGTTTAATGCCTGTCTTATAAGACCCTCTTCTATTTTTTCTAAAGACACACCATCTTGAGAAAGAGGGATGTTAAGGGAACTGGGTGTATTAAAAGACACAGGACTGCCGTTCATCTCAATGGGCAGATGCTCTGGAAGAAGGGTATCCCCTGTCTCTAATATGCTTATCCTCTCTATAACATTCTTTAATTCCCTGACATTGCCAGGCCATGGATAATTTATGAGAAGTTCTGCGGCTTCCGGAGTTATCCTTTGTATCTTTCCTCTCAACTTCCTGTTAAATGCGTCTATAAAATATTTAGATAAAGGGATAATATCCTCTCTCCTTTCCCTTAGAGGGCAAAGTGAAACAGGTATGACCATAAGACGATAGTATAGGTCCTCCCGGAATTTACCATCTTTAACCAGCCTTGCAAGGTCTTTGTTGGTAGCGGCTATAATCCTGACATCTACAGATATATCTTTTGTCCCACCCAATCTTTTAAAGGTTTGTGTATCTATTACCTTGAGGAGTTTAGATTGCGCAGAGATGGGCATATCTCCTATCTCGTCCAGAAAGATTGAGCCTCCGTCAGCCAGTTCAAACAAACCCTTTTTCATTGCCTTGGCATCTGTAAAGGCGCTCCTTTCATGGCCAAAGAGTTCATTTTCCATCAGTATCTCTGGGATAGCAGTGCAGTTGATTTCTATAAAAGGCTTGTCCCCTCTTATACTCTGGTAATGCAATAACTTGGCAAACATATCCTTTCCTGTTCCGCTCTCCCCTTGAAAAAGGACACAAGAGGTATCGCTCTGGCATAATTTTTCCATCATCTTAAAAAGGTCTTGCATTACCTTGGATGTTCCAATTATATTATCAAAACCATACCTTTCCTTCTGCTCCCGCTTAATCCTTTGCACCTCTCTCTTTAGTTTGCTTGATTCAAGGACGTTTTTAAGGATGAGTGTTATCTGTTCTATGCCAAAAGGTTTTTCTATGAAGTCATACGCCCCAAGTTTCATAGCCTGAACCGCTGTAGTAACCATTCCATGAGCAGTAATTATAATAATCATGGCGTTTTCGTCAACCAGCCTTATCTTTTTTAAGACCTCTATGCCGCTCATACCTGCAAGTTTAAGGTCTAAAAGCACTGCGTCTGGAGTTTCTCTGGCATATACATCAACAGCCTCTTCACCTGTCTCACAGGTTAGGATATCAAAACCCCTTGATGCGAGATTTTTCTGAAGATAAAGACGAATAACCCTTTCATCATCTACAATTAATATCTTGTTTGTCAAATTGGCGCCCCTTTGCCCCCCATGCCCTTTACCGGCAGTCTTATGGTAAAGACACTGCCTTTACCATATTCGCTTGCAGCCTCTATCTTCCCGCCATGGGATTCTACAATCATTTTACTTATATATAAACCTAAACCTGTGCCTGTATGGTGAGTAGTAAAAAAAGGGAGAAATATCTTACTCATATTCTCGGGCAGGATACCATTGCCTGTATCTTTAAATCTTATCTCTACTAAAGGTGGATTTGTTTCTGTATTAAAATGGGTAGAGATGTGAAGTTTTCCATTCTCATTCATAGCCTGTATGGCATTTAAAGCCAGATTAATGAAAACCTCCTGAATCTTTTTCTCATCCACAAATATCTTTGGCAGATTATCCTCTAATTCCCTTGAAACTTCCACATTTCCTGACATTGCCTTTGGATTTATGAAGTCAACAGTCTTTATCAACACCATGTTAATATCCACTAACTCACTTAAATCATGGGGTATCTGGTCAGGCTTTGCAAAATCCAAAAGGTCCCTAACCGTCTTGTCCAGTCTATGTATCTGCTCTAATATGTCTTCAAAGACCTCTCTTCTGGTATCTGTATCTTCCCCATTATAATCATCCCTTAATGACTCAATGGCAAAACTTATGCCTGCAAGCGGATTTTTGATTTCGTGTGCCACACAGGTTGCCAATTCACCTACTGCCGCAAGTTTTTCTGCCTGCTCCATTTGCTTGTTATGGTATTCCTCTGCAATATTTTGAAGCCTTTGAATCTCTTTAATCCGCTTGGTAAGTTCAAGGTTTGCCTCCCCCACCCTAGCATAGGCATCCTCAAGCCTATCTATCATACTATTGAACTCATTTGCCAGAAAACTTATCTCAGCTCCGTCACCCACATTTACCCTTGTCCATCTCCCTGCTTCCACCTGATGAACACCTTCGGCAAGGGACATGATTGGCTTTGTGATAGTCCTGTTGAGGTAGAAGATGTAGAAAAGGGCGAAGGTCAAAACCAAGACAGTCCCAATTATCATAGTAATATCTACCTTCTCTACAGAATATCTGGTAGTTCCTATAACATCATTTAACTTTCTCCTGTCTATATCTGTCAAAAAATCAATAATATCTTCCCCTAACTTGTCCATCTCATACATAAGCCTCGCGGCTTCAGGATTGCCAATAGGGTTAGGAATAGAAAATATCTCCTCTGCCTTTTCTTTTAAGAGGTTGTAGTTCTTATTTATATCTTGATAAATTAAAAGACTCCCTGCAACAAGCGGCTGCCTATTTTTATCAAAAACTTTAACATTTTCTATCTCTTTAATAGTTCTTTGTACCTTTCTATCACTCTCTATGAACCTTTCTTTTTCTTTCTTGTCTCCAGAAATGATGTAGTCATTGGCAGGCATAAGGAGGTTCTGTGTGGATGTGACCATGTCATGTAAGGCATCTATCTCTTCAAACACCCTCTCTATATTATTAACACTTGAGGAGAGGATTAACCTGTCATATACGGCTATAGCGCCGACAAAGACCATGATGATAATACCCAAAAGATAGCCAAAAAGAAGCCTTGTCCTTATCTTAAAAGACATAGTAACCTCATAGTGCAGGAATAAACCATTTAGCCGTTAGTTCTAACGGCTAAAGCGCATTGAAAAGGTAATCAAAAATATTATCTCATAGAATATTCAGAAATTCAAGGCGGTAAATACCCAAATAAATACCCAAATACCCAAAATTACCCTTGAAAATATCTATAGAATCTGACTAAAAATACTGCTAAACTTATTGCCCATGGGAAGCCTCCTTTTGGGTTCTTTGTTTTTACTCAATTACATTTTATCTGTTGAGGCTT
It contains:
- a CDS encoding sigma-54-dependent Fis family transcriptional regulator, giving the protein MTNKILIVDDERVIRLYLQKNLASRGFDILTCETGEEAVDVYARETPDAVLLDLKLAGMSGIEVLKKIRLVDENAMIIIITAHGMVTTAVQAMKLGAYDFIEKPFGIEQITLILKNVLESSKLKREVQRIKREQKERYGFDNIIGTSKVMQDLFKMMEKLCQSDTSCVLFQGESGTGKDMFAKLLHYQSIRGDKPFIEINCTAIPEILMENELFGHERSAFTDAKAMKKGLFELADGGSIFLDEIGDMPISAQSKLLKVIDTQTFKRLGGTKDISVDVRIIAATNKDLARLVKDGKFREDLYYRLMVIPVSLCPLRERREDIIPLSKYFIDAFNRKLRGKIQRITPEAAELLINYPWPGNVRELKNVIERISILETGDTLLPEHLPIEMNGSPVSFNTPSSLNIPLSQDGVSLEKIEEGLIRQALNLAHGNQSKAAALLSMSRDTLRYRIKKFGIRT
- a CDS encoding HAMP domain-containing protein → MSFKIRTRLLFGYLLGIIIMVFVGAIAVYDRLILSSSVNNIERVFEEIDALHDMVTSTQNLLMPANDYIISGDKKEKERFIESDRKVQRTIKEIENVKVFDKNRQPLVAGSLLIYQDINKNYNLLKEKAEEIFSIPNPIGNPEAARLMYEMDKLGEDIIDFLTDIDRRKLNDVIGTTRYSVEKVDITMIIGTVLVLTFALFYIFYLNRTITKPIMSLAEGVHQVEAGRWTRVNVGDGAEISFLANEFNSMIDRLEDAYARVGEANLELTKRIKEIQRLQNIAEEYHNKQMEQAEKLAAVGELATCVAHEIKNPLAGISFAIESLRDDYNGEDTDTRREVFEDILEQIHRLDKTVRDLLDFAKPDQIPHDLSELVDINMVLIKTVDFINPKAMSGNVEVSRELEDNLPKIFVDEKKIQEVFINLALNAIQAMNENGKLHISTHFNTETNPPLVEIRFKDTGNGILPENMSKIFLPFFTTHHTGTGLGLYISKMIVESHGGKIEAASEYGKGSVFTIRLPVKGMGGKGAPI